The sequence AGTGCCGTTGTGGTTGTACATGGCTGTAGAGTGTGCCATGGCAGCTTGTTGCTGCCCTCCAGGGAGCACCTGGTACATGGAGCCGAGAGCGTGCTGATTCGGGATCCAGAGGCCTTGGCCCTGCGACATGGGCATGTTACCATACTCGGAGGAGTTAGCAGTCATACCGGACCCGGCAGACTTGTGGTTTCCAGACGAGCCGTAGGGAGCGTGCATGTTGAGCGCTGCCATGGTGTTTGTCAGACCTTGCAAACCAGCATCACCGTTGGGAGACATGGGCAGACCTCGGGGAAGGTACTGAGCGCCGTGGCCCTGGCCGACTTGGCTGTATGCATTGAGCATGTGTTGACCTTTGTAGCCACCTGTGGGTGCGACGTAGCCATTTTGGCGGGCGTTGGTGGTCATGGTGGCGGAGAAAGGAGCTAGATGACCGAGACTGGAGCTGTATAAAGGCGGGACGGCTGGACGGCTGGTGACAGATGTCGGAGGGTGCTGCAGAGAAGAGTAGGGCAATCGAAAGATGTGAGCTCGGTGATGCGGCGACAAAAAGTATCAAGAACGGGAGAGCGGGCGAGGCTGCTGAGATGTACGGAAGAACGTTGCTCTGGGCATGGTTAGTCATGTACGTCCACCTAGGATACTGCCGCAAGAGGAGACGGTGAACGGTGATGGTGAGCCCAGCCACAGTTTGAGACGAAAGAGGGGTGGGTGGGGTCCACGACGCTTGGACATTTGCCCAGTTGCATGGGTGTGAAGTGAAGGGAAGCAACGAAAGCAGCGAGGTGACATCAACATACCGAATCGTAAACGTCAAACAGTCGCAATGTGCTGGACTGGTAGTGACTCCAAAGCTGTCGACAATGTCAGTGTACGGAGATAGGAAGGGTGAGGCAGCGATGAGCCATACCTGCGAAAAGCTACAAAGAATGTGGCCACTGAAGCGTATTGGTGAGAAAGAAGTGGTGCAGAATGagtgaagagaagaagagaagagaagcgAGGAGGGGAGGCGAGAAGAAAAGGCGTTCGAGGGCGGCGGCTCGGCGTCGTGCAGAGGGCAAGAGCCGTGGTCATGTCTCGGTGGAGGAGGGGAGTAGCAACGGCGCGCGCATGTATACACGGAGCAACCTCGCCTTCCGCCCGGGGAAGTCGCCAAAAACCAGGTAGATGGGATGGAAGGCACTCACCTTGCTAATGATAggtgctggagctggagcagcggctggagcagcagcaggagcagcagcagcagacgGGTAACAGTGACAGTACAGACGAAAGCAGTAGCAGGCGCAGAACTGGGGTCGAGCTTCTTCCCTTTCTCGCCTCTTGTTTGGCGCGCTGTGGGTCTTTAGTGATGTTGGGACAGTGATGTTGGGGAAGTGCTGTTTGAATAGTGATGTCGAGGTTTCGATTGCGGATGAAGCTGCAGCGTGTGTGCTGCCATTTGGCTGCGGTGGGAGTCTACTGCTTTAATAAGACCTGTTGAAGACAAGAAGTGCGGCGTTGATATGTGCAAGCCAGGGATGTGCCTCTGTACAGCTGCAAATGAGTGCAGGCGACGCGACGTCACATCAGTCGTGCTCTCTGCCCGCTTCCACACCTGGCGGCCATGCCCTTCTGAGCCGAGCGTGTAGCAGTCTCCAGACGACGAGGCGTCCCAATCTGCACTCGAGCTTCTGCTTCCAGCAGCCTGCTCTCCGCCATAGCAAAGCTAATGCAGCCCTCAGCGCCCTTGCAGTAGGGCTGAAGGAGCAACGGCATCTGGAGCAAATACCAACCTGAACGCCACCTGCTCCTAGCGCAGTGCGCGCGAGCAGAGCAAGCTCCCTCTGTAAGAAGACGATCTACGTGGCGGGTCAGATCGCGGGATGAGGATTTGCCCTGTCACTTTTTCAACTCCGCGCTGCAGTCGGCTCTCGGATTCTCGCAAATCCACCTCCCCCCAGGACCCAGGACCTACTAGGTGCGTCGCTTTATTTGACACTGAGATTAGCTTGCAGCACGTTAGTAGAGTGACACGACACAAGGAACCTCTCTTGTAGCGACCTGTAACCCCACTGTTGCCCACAAGGGGCTGGGGATAGTCCTGCACTCGTAGAGGTCTGTCTGCGGTGCACTGGTGACTTCTGCTGCGAGCCGGCGCAGTGCAAACAGTCGCAGCCATTACTAGCTGCATTGGACGACATGCGTCTCCAAGTCGACTCCGCCAGGCCCCACTCGTCAACGTTGAGGCCAACGCTTTTCGGGTGACAGTGCAGAGCCTCCAGCGGCCCACAAGCCGTCGCCCCGGCGTAGCAGCAGCTGACAGAAAAAGTCCCGTCATGTCTGCGACAGCCATACTACTGCAAGGGCGTCTTTCTCCACCAGGCAAGACTTGATTGTCAAGCGCTTCGATAGGAGGCTACGTTGCGGCTGCAAAATTCAGGAGTCATTGGGGCGTGAGGAAGAGACACGATCATGGAGCGGCAAGACTGCGGCCGCGAATGGTTCTCTGAAAGCGAGGACCGAAGTACAAGAGGATGTTTGGGACAGGTTACTAACCATGCTTGTAGGGCGTCCCCATCAAGCGCTCTGCAAACAGCCAGTTGGGGCGCAATGTGAGCGGATGTGTTACGGCACTCACTCGATAGAGCTCTGCTCGCCTGTTCGCGTGCTGCGTGGGCGCAAGAGCACTGATTACCGTGTTGCATATTCTTCCAAGTAGCTATCCGGAGCTTTGTTCGCAAGCAGGGTTGCTGAAACAGTGACTGCAGGCTTGGAACGCGGCTCGCCACGAAGCAAGACGTTGGTTTGGCAAGGGCCGACAGTTCCAGTGGAGATCACCAGGGGTGCATGTAATAGACGGCTCGTGAGAACAGTTCCGCTGGGCTATTTGTCGCATGGCGTGCCGAGCGATGGCCCTCCAGATGTCACGCATGCCGTGCACCCTTAGGCGCTGCATTGCTTCTTCTTGTGTGCACATCGCTCGACTCTCTTCTGCTTTTGTCCGCGCCACCCACCGTTGCTTCGTTGCGACTCTGTTGATGTTACTCAACTCGACCTGAAACCTGGACTCCGGATCGACTCGCTACCACCCAGGGCGACGAAGAGGCCATGGTCCTCAGATTCTGTTTGAGCTGCATCCTCGAGGTGGTACAAGGCGCGAATCGTGCCGTATCAGCCTCGCCTGGAAGTCGTCAGGGTTCACGGAAATCTTGGGGCTGTATCGTGGTCCATGCTCTGACTGAGCATCAGAGATTGCCAGAGATTCGCGGCACCCAAGGACAATCATGTGGGACAAGGTTGCCATAGCATAGTGCGCTCCTTACTGTGGCCTTCGACCTCTCACTGCCTCTACCATGGGACGGACGGATCCTGGACGTGAGATCCCAGGCTTTGTTGATAGTACAGCTCTGGAGGGCACTTGTTCGCGGGGAAAGGGCAGGACCCAGACACGGTGGTACTGCACGGTATTGGTACACGGGAGGGCTCCAGGTAATGGTGTATCTGGATACCCGAGGATGTTGAGAAAGGTGTGCAACTGTAATCATCTACTGTTCGAACGGGGGGCTTCAATGCGGCAGCCTGTGCCGATGTGTCGATGTGGGCATGCGGGATGAAGTTGGAACGGAATGGACCTGCTTCACGAGCGGGTCCTACGGTTGCCGGCACCGGCCAATTGCGCTTCAGCAACACCGCGCTGTAGGAACACCGCAGGATTTACAACATGACTAGCCTGTGCTCTTGGTGCAGTTTGTACAGTTTTCGTATGATGGAATTCGTCGCTACTTTATCTACAGTTCACATACAAGCAGTAGGTATAGTACCGGCAAATCTATAACGCTGCTGTGTAGCCCAAATCGATCCCCATTATCGCCAGGCCCCAATGTGAATTCATCAAACGCTAGCCACTCTACTCCAACCCAATCTTGAAAATGTCTCCTCATGTACCCAAACGTCCATTACGACCAGACGTCTTCTTGGTACTGGTTTGACGCTCTCATAGCCTTGACAACGTCTTCACCCTTTGCCTCGGGTACATTCCTGTACTTGGCAATGATTTTGCCGAGAAGTGTGTTGACCTCGCGGGCCATGTGTGCTGCGTCACCACAGACGTAGAAGTAGGCTTTCTGCTCTAACAGCTTGTTGACCTCTTCGCCGTGTTCTTCTATCAGATGTTGAACGTAAACCTTGTTGGGACCGTCTCGTGAGAAGGCTGTGTGCATGACAAAGTTGTCGCCCAGAGCTTCCTTGTATTGCTGTGACGTGGGTTAGCCTAGTGGAGACGCGTCAAGACTGATGATGACTTACTTCCCACTCCTTCTCGTACATGAAATCTTCAGACTTCTTCCTGCAACCAAAAAACAGAATGGTCTTGCCAACCTTCCTACCAGCCTTGGCCTGGGCAGCCCTCTCCTGGATGAAACCTCGGAACGGAGCAACACCAGTGCCAGGTCCAACCATGATGATAGGCTTGGAGGGATCCGAGGGGAGCTTGAAGTTCGAATGACGTATGTGTATAGGTACGTGGATGCCGTCGTACTTGTTGCGAGGACCAGTGATGGAGTAGCTCAGGCCATGCGGATCGGGAGAGGGGTCGCCATGTTGCTTCTGCTTCAGAGCAAGGAGGTAGTTTGTGGTGACTCCCTTGAGGACGTGTGGTGCGTCAGGCTTCTGGTAAGAATCGACGACGGCGGTGATGGAGATCTTGGAGTTTTGCACTaacgaggaagaggagatGGAGTAGTAACGCGGCTGGATCTTGTGGAAGCCTTCGATGAGGAAGGAGAAGGGAACCTTGGTCCATGTCTGGCCGTGTCCTTCAATCTCGAGCAATTGGGCCAGGTTGAGGTGACGGTTGGTGACCTTTTGCTTGAAGTAGTCCTTGTCGCTGCCAAGCTTTGCCATCTCGGCCTTGACGTCGTCGTTGGGGGCGAATTGAGCAATGTTGGCGACCAGTTGACGAGAGACGGTTCCGCAAATCTCCATGTGGAAGCGAATGGCGGCATCGTAGGTAGTGGGCGAGGGGAAGGGCACCTTGGCAGTAGGGTCCAGAGCCTTGACTGCGATGACCGTGTGACGCTTGTACTCCTTGTCGAGGACCTTGAAGAGTCGGTCGACTTCCTTGCCAGCGTTGTTGGGCCAGATGGCGATGTGGTC is a genomic window of Ascochyta rabiei chromosome 16, complete sequence containing:
- a CDS encoding NADPH--hemoprotein reductase; its protein translation is MAQLDTLDIVVLAALLLGTVAYFTKGTYWAVAADPYGGSGIDNSDDADVKSRDIVKKMEESDKDCVVFYGSQTGTAEDYAARIAKEGHARFGLKTMVADMEEYDYDILDTFPDHKLAVFVMATYGEGEPTDNAVEFFEFIAHDEPNFSGVHDEGTKPLANLNYVAFGLGNNTYEHYNSVIRHTDKHLTRLGATRLGPAGEGDDGAGTMEEDFLAWKEGMWAAVAEQMKLDERESSYEPVFEITEREDLSPEHDTVYLGEPNANHLEGKQKGPFNANNPFIAPIVESSELFTTKERNCLHMEISIEGSKLSYTTGDHIAIWPNNAGKEVDRLFKVLDKEYKRHTVIAVKALDPTAKVPFPSPTTYDAAIRFHMEICGTVSRQLVANIAQFAPNDDVKAEMAKLGSDKDYFKQKVTNRHLNLAQLLEIEGHGQTWTKVPFSFLIEGFHKIQPRYYSISSSSLVQNSKISITAVVDSYQKPDAPHVLKGVTTNYLLALKQKQHGDPSPDPHGLSYSITGPRNKYDGIHVPIHIRHSNFKLPSDPSKPIIMVGPGTGVAPFRGFIQERAAQAKAGRKVGKTILFFGCRKKSEDFMYEKEWEQYKEALGDNFVMHTAFSRDGPNKVYVQHLIEEHGEEVNKLLEQKAYFYVCGDAAHMAREVNTLLGKIIAKYRNVPEAKGEDVVKAMRASNQYQEDVWS